One Pelodiscus sinensis isolate JC-2024 chromosome 24, ASM4963464v1, whole genome shotgun sequence DNA segment encodes these proteins:
- the SNAPIN gene encoding SNARE-associated protein Snapin, producing MAALAGTPGPGARDLFAEGLLEFLRPAARQLDAHVHAVRESQVELREHIDSLATELCRINEDQKVALDLDPYVKKLLNARRRVVLVNNILQNAQERLRRLNHNVAKETARRRAILEASGGYSQGSPSK from the exons ATGGCGGCGCTGGCGGGCACTCCCGGGCCCGGGGCGCGCGACCTGTTCGCCGAGGGGCTGCTGGAATTCCTGCGCCCGGCCGCGCGCCAGCTCGACGCGCACGTGCACGCGGTCAg GGAGAGCCAGGTGGAGCTGCGGGAGCACATCGATAGCCTGGCCACAG AGCTGTGCAGGATCAACGAGGACCAGAAAGTTGCGCTCGACCTGGACCCCTACGTGAAGAAGCTGCTGAATGCCCGGCGCAGAGTTGTGCTGGTCAACAATATCTTGCAGAATGCCCAG GAACGGCTGAGGAGACTCAATCACAACGTGGCTAAGGAGACGGCCCGCAGGAGGGCCATCCTGGAGGCCTCAGGTGGCTACTCCCAGGGTTCCCCCAGCAAGTGA
- the LOC142819666 gene encoding mothers against decapentaplegic homolog 4-like isoform X3 produces MALSPPSSSDACLSIVHSLLCHRQGGESEAFAKRAIESLVKKLKEKKDELDSLITAITTSGAHPSKCVTIQRTLDGRLQVAGRKGFPHVIYARLWRWPDLHKNELKHVKFCQFAFDLKYDSVCVNPYHYERVAAPGLGLSIQNTAPPARLVKEEFVHDCVQMEVPSGLGSPAGDHGPGTKLPTRGGPSAESFRQPLPPLQLPEPPRVPVNIYPSLPISPPVVPGGPLLSMPHGEGLLQIASPPPAPATPQQNGFPVPPKQPYHSTAASWTGSSTTGYTPSLGGQQPTPPPPPPQQNGRSHPQPPLHHPNHYWPSHHNAAPYQQPVSSHPGPEFWCSIAYFEMDVQVGEIFKVPSSCPVVTVDGYVDPSGGDRFCLGQLSNVHRTDASERARLHIGKGVQLECRGEGDVWMRCLSDHAVFVQSYYLDREAGRAPGDAVHKIYPGAYIKVFDLRQCHRQMQQQAATAQAAAAAQAAAVAGNIPGPGSVGGIAPAVSLSAAAGIGVDDLRRLCILRLSFVKGWGPDYPRQSIKHTPCWIEVHLHRALQLLDEVLHTMPMADPGPVN; encoded by the exons ATGGCCCTGAGCCCGCCCAGCAGCAGCGACGCCTGCCTGAGCATCGTGCACAGCCTGCTGTGCCACCGGCAGGGCGGCGAGAGCGAGGCCTTCGCCAAGCGCGCCATCGAGAGCCTGGTGAAGAAGCTCAAGGAGAAGAAGGACGAGCTGGACTCGCTCATCACGGCCATCACCACCAGCGGCGCCCACCCCAGCAAGTGCGTCACCATCCAGCGCACCTTGGACGGGCGGCTGCAG GTGGCCGGCCGCAAGGGCTTCCCCCACGTGATCTACGCCCGGCTCTGGCGCTGGCCCGACCTGCACAAGAACGAGCTGAAGCACGTCAAGTTCTGCCAGTTCGCCTTCGACCTCAAGTACGACAGCGTCTGCGTCAACCCCTACCACTACGAGCGCGTGGCGGCGCCGGGCCTGG GTCTGAGCATCCAGAACACAG cgccccctgcccgccTCGTGAAGGAGGAGTTTGTCCATGACTGTGTCCAGATGGAGGTGCCCTCggggctgggctcccccgccGGAGATCACGGCCCGGGGACCAAGCTCCCCACCCGGGGGGGGCCCTCCGCCGAGTCCTTCCGCCAGCCGCTGCCCCCCCTccagctgcccgagcccccccgggTCCCTGTGAACATCTACCCCTCCCTACCCATCTCGCCCCCAG TGGTCCCCGGGGGCCCCCTGCTCTCCATGCCGCACGGCGAGGGTCTGCTGCAGATTgcgtccccgccccccgccccagccacccCTCAGCAGAACggcttccctgtgccccccaagcAGCCCTACCACA GCACGGCAGCCAGCTGGACGGGCAGCAGCACAACGGGCTacacccccagcctggggggcCAGCAGCCcacccccccgccgccgcctccaCAGCAGAACGGACGGAGCCACCCGCAGCCCCCACTGCATCACCCCAACCACTACT GGCCCTCACACCACAACGCGGCTCCCTACCAGCAGCCAGTCTCCAGCCACCCCG GCCCAGAGTTCTGGTGCTCCATCGCCTACTTCGAGATGGACGTGCAGGTCGGGGAGATCTTCAAGGTGCCGTCCAGCTGCCCCGTGGTGACGGTGGACGGCTACGTGGACCCCTCGGGGGGCGACCGCTTCTGCCTGGGGCAGCTCTCCAACGTGCACCGCACGGACGCCAGTGAGCGAGCCAg GCTGCACATCGGCAAGGGGGTGCAGCTGGAGTGCCGGGGCGAGGGCGACGTGTGGATGCGCTGTCTGAGCGACCACGCCGTGTTCGTGCAGAGCTACTACCTGGACCGGGAGGCCGGGCGCGCCCCGGGGGACGCTGTGCACAAGATCTACCCCGGCGCCTACATCAAG GTGTTCGACCTGCGGCAGTGCCACCGCCAGATGCAGCAGCAGGCGGCCACAGCgcaagcagcagcggcagcacaggcagcagcgGTAGCTGGGAACATCCCGGGGCCTGGCTCCGTGGGAGGCATCGCGCCGGCTGTCA gccTCTCTGCTGCGGCCGGGATCGGCGTGGACGACCTGCGGCGTCTCTGCATCCTGCGCTTGAGCTTCGTGAAGGGCTGGGGGCCGGACTACCCCCGCCAGAGCATCAAGCACACCCCCTGCTGGATCGAGGTGCACCTGCACCGCGCCCTGCAGCTGCTGGACGAGGTGCTGCACACCATGCCCATGGCCGACCCGGGGCCCGTCAACTAG
- the LOC142819666 gene encoding mothers against decapentaplegic homolog 4-like isoform X2 — translation MRRDGAAASGAMALSPPSSSDACLSIVHSLLCHRQGGESEAFAKRAIESLVKKLKEKKDELDSLITAITTSGAHPSKCVTIQRTLDGRLQVAGRKGFPHVIYARLWRWPDLHKNELKHVKFCQFAFDLKYDSVCVNPYHYERVAAPGLGLSIQNTAPPARLVKEEFVHDCVQMEVPSGLGSPAGDHGPGTKLPTRGGPSAESFRQPLPPLQLPEPPRVPVNIYPSLPISPPVVPGGPLLSMPHGEGLLQIASPPPAPATPQQNGFPVPPKQPYHSTAASWTGSSTTGYTPSLGGQQPTPPPPPPQQNGRSHPQPPLHHPNHYWPSHHNAAPYQQPVSSHPGPEFWCSIAYFEMDVQVGEIFKVPSSCPVVTVDGYVDPSGGDRFCLGQLSNVHRTDASERARLHIGKGVQLECRGEGDVWMRCLSDHAVFVQSYYLDREAGRAPGDAVHKIYPGAYIKVFDLRQCHRQMQQQAATAQAAAAAQAAAVAGNIPGPGSVGGIAPAVSLSAAAGIGVDDLRRLCILRLSFVKGWGPDYPRQSIKHTPCWIEVHLHRALQLLDEVLHTMPMADPGPVN, via the exons atgCGGCGAGACGGGGCGGCg GCGAGCGGCGCCATGGCCCTGAGCCCGCCCAGCAGCAGCGACGCCTGCCTGAGCATCGTGCACAGCCTGCTGTGCCACCGGCAGGGCGGCGAGAGCGAGGCCTTCGCCAAGCGCGCCATCGAGAGCCTGGTGAAGAAGCTCAAGGAGAAGAAGGACGAGCTGGACTCGCTCATCACGGCCATCACCACCAGCGGCGCCCACCCCAGCAAGTGCGTCACCATCCAGCGCACCTTGGACGGGCGGCTGCAG GTGGCCGGCCGCAAGGGCTTCCCCCACGTGATCTACGCCCGGCTCTGGCGCTGGCCCGACCTGCACAAGAACGAGCTGAAGCACGTCAAGTTCTGCCAGTTCGCCTTCGACCTCAAGTACGACAGCGTCTGCGTCAACCCCTACCACTACGAGCGCGTGGCGGCGCCGGGCCTGG GTCTGAGCATCCAGAACACAG cgccccctgcccgccTCGTGAAGGAGGAGTTTGTCCATGACTGTGTCCAGATGGAGGTGCCCTCggggctgggctcccccgccGGAGATCACGGCCCGGGGACCAAGCTCCCCACCCGGGGGGGGCCCTCCGCCGAGTCCTTCCGCCAGCCGCTGCCCCCCCTccagctgcccgagcccccccgggTCCCTGTGAACATCTACCCCTCCCTACCCATCTCGCCCCCAG TGGTCCCCGGGGGCCCCCTGCTCTCCATGCCGCACGGCGAGGGTCTGCTGCAGATTgcgtccccgccccccgccccagccacccCTCAGCAGAACggcttccctgtgccccccaagcAGCCCTACCACA GCACGGCAGCCAGCTGGACGGGCAGCAGCACAACGGGCTacacccccagcctggggggcCAGCAGCCcacccccccgccgccgcctccaCAGCAGAACGGACGGAGCCACCCGCAGCCCCCACTGCATCACCCCAACCACTACT GGCCCTCACACCACAACGCGGCTCCCTACCAGCAGCCAGTCTCCAGCCACCCCG GCCCAGAGTTCTGGTGCTCCATCGCCTACTTCGAGATGGACGTGCAGGTCGGGGAGATCTTCAAGGTGCCGTCCAGCTGCCCCGTGGTGACGGTGGACGGCTACGTGGACCCCTCGGGGGGCGACCGCTTCTGCCTGGGGCAGCTCTCCAACGTGCACCGCACGGACGCCAGTGAGCGAGCCAg GCTGCACATCGGCAAGGGGGTGCAGCTGGAGTGCCGGGGCGAGGGCGACGTGTGGATGCGCTGTCTGAGCGACCACGCCGTGTTCGTGCAGAGCTACTACCTGGACCGGGAGGCCGGGCGCGCCCCGGGGGACGCTGTGCACAAGATCTACCCCGGCGCCTACATCAAG GTGTTCGACCTGCGGCAGTGCCACCGCCAGATGCAGCAGCAGGCGGCCACAGCgcaagcagcagcggcagcacaggcagcagcgGTAGCTGGGAACATCCCGGGGCCTGGCTCCGTGGGAGGCATCGCGCCGGCTGTCA gccTCTCTGCTGCGGCCGGGATCGGCGTGGACGACCTGCGGCGTCTCTGCATCCTGCGCTTGAGCTTCGTGAAGGGCTGGGGGCCGGACTACCCCCGCCAGAGCATCAAGCACACCCCCTGCTGGATCGAGGTGCACCTGCACCGCGCCCTGCAGCTGCTGGACGAGGTGCTGCACACCATGCCCATGGCCGACCCGGGGCCCGTCAACTAG
- the LOC142819666 gene encoding mothers against decapentaplegic homolog 4-like isoform X1 gives MWLAPAWRLRRLQRAGEEGPSSLAPHRDLSRAPAGSDPGLLQASGAMALSPPSSSDACLSIVHSLLCHRQGGESEAFAKRAIESLVKKLKEKKDELDSLITAITTSGAHPSKCVTIQRTLDGRLQVAGRKGFPHVIYARLWRWPDLHKNELKHVKFCQFAFDLKYDSVCVNPYHYERVAAPGLGLSIQNTAPPARLVKEEFVHDCVQMEVPSGLGSPAGDHGPGTKLPTRGGPSAESFRQPLPPLQLPEPPRVPVNIYPSLPISPPVVPGGPLLSMPHGEGLLQIASPPPAPATPQQNGFPVPPKQPYHSTAASWTGSSTTGYTPSLGGQQPTPPPPPPQQNGRSHPQPPLHHPNHYWPSHHNAAPYQQPVSSHPGPEFWCSIAYFEMDVQVGEIFKVPSSCPVVTVDGYVDPSGGDRFCLGQLSNVHRTDASERARLHIGKGVQLECRGEGDVWMRCLSDHAVFVQSYYLDREAGRAPGDAVHKIYPGAYIKVFDLRQCHRQMQQQAATAQAAAAAQAAAVAGNIPGPGSVGGIAPAVSLSAAAGIGVDDLRRLCILRLSFVKGWGPDYPRQSIKHTPCWIEVHLHRALQLLDEVLHTMPMADPGPVN, from the exons ATGTGGCTAGCTCCCGCCTGGCGGCTCCGGCGGCTCCAGCGCGCTGGCGAGGAGGGGCCGTCTTCCCTAGCTCCTCATAGAGACCTCTCCCGGGCCCCAGCCGGCTCCgacccagggctgctgcag GCGAGCGGCGCCATGGCCCTGAGCCCGCCCAGCAGCAGCGACGCCTGCCTGAGCATCGTGCACAGCCTGCTGTGCCACCGGCAGGGCGGCGAGAGCGAGGCCTTCGCCAAGCGCGCCATCGAGAGCCTGGTGAAGAAGCTCAAGGAGAAGAAGGACGAGCTGGACTCGCTCATCACGGCCATCACCACCAGCGGCGCCCACCCCAGCAAGTGCGTCACCATCCAGCGCACCTTGGACGGGCGGCTGCAG GTGGCCGGCCGCAAGGGCTTCCCCCACGTGATCTACGCCCGGCTCTGGCGCTGGCCCGACCTGCACAAGAACGAGCTGAAGCACGTCAAGTTCTGCCAGTTCGCCTTCGACCTCAAGTACGACAGCGTCTGCGTCAACCCCTACCACTACGAGCGCGTGGCGGCGCCGGGCCTGG GTCTGAGCATCCAGAACACAG cgccccctgcccgccTCGTGAAGGAGGAGTTTGTCCATGACTGTGTCCAGATGGAGGTGCCCTCggggctgggctcccccgccGGAGATCACGGCCCGGGGACCAAGCTCCCCACCCGGGGGGGGCCCTCCGCCGAGTCCTTCCGCCAGCCGCTGCCCCCCCTccagctgcccgagcccccccgggTCCCTGTGAACATCTACCCCTCCCTACCCATCTCGCCCCCAG TGGTCCCCGGGGGCCCCCTGCTCTCCATGCCGCACGGCGAGGGTCTGCTGCAGATTgcgtccccgccccccgccccagccacccCTCAGCAGAACggcttccctgtgccccccaagcAGCCCTACCACA GCACGGCAGCCAGCTGGACGGGCAGCAGCACAACGGGCTacacccccagcctggggggcCAGCAGCCcacccccccgccgccgcctccaCAGCAGAACGGACGGAGCCACCCGCAGCCCCCACTGCATCACCCCAACCACTACT GGCCCTCACACCACAACGCGGCTCCCTACCAGCAGCCAGTCTCCAGCCACCCCG GCCCAGAGTTCTGGTGCTCCATCGCCTACTTCGAGATGGACGTGCAGGTCGGGGAGATCTTCAAGGTGCCGTCCAGCTGCCCCGTGGTGACGGTGGACGGCTACGTGGACCCCTCGGGGGGCGACCGCTTCTGCCTGGGGCAGCTCTCCAACGTGCACCGCACGGACGCCAGTGAGCGAGCCAg GCTGCACATCGGCAAGGGGGTGCAGCTGGAGTGCCGGGGCGAGGGCGACGTGTGGATGCGCTGTCTGAGCGACCACGCCGTGTTCGTGCAGAGCTACTACCTGGACCGGGAGGCCGGGCGCGCCCCGGGGGACGCTGTGCACAAGATCTACCCCGGCGCCTACATCAAG GTGTTCGACCTGCGGCAGTGCCACCGCCAGATGCAGCAGCAGGCGGCCACAGCgcaagcagcagcggcagcacaggcagcagcgGTAGCTGGGAACATCCCGGGGCCTGGCTCCGTGGGAGGCATCGCGCCGGCTGTCA gccTCTCTGCTGCGGCCGGGATCGGCGTGGACGACCTGCGGCGTCTCTGCATCCTGCGCTTGAGCTTCGTGAAGGGCTGGGGGCCGGACTACCCCCGCCAGAGCATCAAGCACACCCCCTGCTGGATCGAGGTGCACCTGCACCGCGCCCTGCAGCTGCTGGACGAGGTGCTGCACACCATGCCCATGGCCGACCCGGGGCCCGTCAACTAG